The nucleotide sequence GCTGACGATACGCCGGTGGTGTTGCAGGGTCAGATTGTGAAGCGTCTGCAGGATGAGCTGTACGAATTCAAAGATGCCAGCGGCACCATTCATGTTGAAATCGACGATGAGCATTGGCCCGCTCAGGCTGTTTCCGAAAAGGCAATGGTGAAAATCACGGGTGAAGTTGACCGTGACCTGACGAGCCGCGAAGTTGATGTCGAGCACCTTGAAATTATCCAGTAAGGTCTACCCGCGTTGCCCCTGTCAGCCCGAAGCCCCGCTTCGGGCTGACGTCGTTATGCTGTCCGTACGTGTTTGTGAGTGAAGTGAGTGAATTAGCATGCGAAACCCTGTCACCGTTAAACGTCTGTTGCTGAGCGTTATCGTCCTGGCGCTTTTGCTGCTGGGTGTGTTGGCTCAGGAGCACCGGTTGTTCGAGCGTGCGTGGTTCAATGTGCAGCAGTGGCAACAACCGGGTAAGGGGCAGAAGGCGTCCCTGCTGCTATCGGATTATCAGGTTGATATTGAGGCCAAGGTGATCGTTGGCGTGGACGATGATGTCTCGGCGCTGACCTATGATCCAGATCGGAACAGCCTGTTTACCGTAACCAACCAGAAGGCGCAGCTGATTGAACTGTCGCTGGATGGCGAGATCGTGCGGCGCATTAACCTGCACGGCTTTGGTGATGCCGAGGCAGTCGAGTACATCAGCTCCGGTCTGTATGTCATCACCGATGAACGTCGCCAGCGGTTGATCAAGGTGAAGGTGGATGACAGCACCACCGACGTGTATGCCGAGCAGTCTCAGCAATTGTCGTTGAGCCTTGGCCTAAAGGGTAATAAAGGCTTCGAAGGGCTGGCGTATGACTCAGAAGGGCAGCGCTTGTTTGTCGCTAAGGAGCGCGACCCCATCCGCATCTACGAGATCCACGGCTTTCCCCATCGCGACCCCGACCAGCCGTTTGCGGTACATGTGGTGGACAACAAGCAGCGCGATGCTGGGCTTTTTGTGCGTGATTTATCCAGCCTGCAGTTCGATGAGCGCAGCGGGCATTTGCTGGCGCTGTCCGATGAATCGCGGCTGGTGTTGGAATTGGATATTGACGGTAAGCCGATCAGCAGCCTCTCTTTATTAGGGGGCCGAAATGGCCTTAAGCGCAGCGTGCCGCAAGGCGAAGGCATCGCCACGGACAGCCAAGGCGTGCTCTATTTGGTCAGCGAGCCCAATCTGTTTTATCGCTTCAGCAAGCCCGCTCAGCTCTGAAGGCGCTAGCCGTTCGATGCGCCCACGCACAGCCTCTTGTTGACCCCTCACCCGCGCGTGAGGGGTTTGGATGAGTCACGCTCAAGCGTAAAAAATATTGGACTAAGCGGTTTTGTTCTTTATATTTTTATTCATCATAATCAATTAGTTGTAATCATTTTTAGTCGAGCAGGCATCGTTTACACGCACTTTTGTCAAACAATCCCTGCTTATTTGTTTGACATATTTTACGGCTTTGGCAGACTTACCAGCAGGGTGTGCGGGTTTTTGGTCCCGTATGCCAAGCGCATAACAAGGCGCGTGCAACCGCGCTGAGTGCCCTGCACAGCAACGGCTGGCTGTCCGGCCCCAAGGTGAAGTATGTCCAGCAACGAAACCAACGAGCGCATAGCGCCGCGTAAACCGGTGGTCCTGATGTCGATGGGCACGCAGGAGCGCAAAGGCCACGCTTATCAGGTCATGACCCACAAATACATCACGCCACTGGCTGAGCTGTCTGGCTGCATTCCGCTGCTGGCGCCGAGTTGCTGTGGCGCTGATGATCTTGACCAATACCTGTCGATGGTCGATGGCGTGTACCTGACGGGTGCAGGCAGCAACATCGACCCGGCGTTGTACGGGCAAAAAAACAAAACGCCGAGTAAAAGTCAGGATAAATCCCGTGATTTGTTCGATATTCCGCTGATTCGCGCAGCCCTTAAGCGCGGCATACCGTTGTTCGCGGTGTGCCGGGGCATGCAGGAAATTAACGTGGCGCTGGGTGGCACCATTCACCAGAAAGCCTATGAAGTGTCGGGCTTGAACGACCATCGCGAAGACTCAAATGATCCGGTGGCTGTGCAGTACGGCGACAGCCATACCGTGCAAGCGTTGGCCGGTAGCTGGTTTGCCGAGTTGATGGGCGACGTGGCGTTCCCGGTCAACTCGCTGCATGGCCAGGCGCTTGATCAGCTGGGCGAAGGCATCGAGGCCTTAGCGTTTGCTGAAGATGGTTTGGTTGAGGCGATTCACCTACCGGGTGCTGAACAGTTCACCTTGGCGGTGCAATGGCACCCGGAATGGCAGGCGGCGCAAAATCCGCATTCGGTGAAAATCTTCCAAGCCTTCGGCGAGGCGTGTCGTGAGTACGCTGCGCAACGCCATCAATAGTTAAATGTTTGACCAAGAAGCCCCGTTTGCGGGGCTTCTTTGTGCCAGCAATTCAGGTGCCGCTGCCGCTGCCGCTGGGGCGGTATTGCAACGCCTCAGCCAGATGAGCGCGGCTGATAGGTACAGCACCGTCTAGGTCGGCCAAGGTACGCGCGACCTTCAGCACGCGGTGCGCCGCGCGCAAGCTCAGGCCTAGGCGTTCGCAGGCATTCTCCAGCCATTGGCGGTCTGCGTCAGGCAGGCTGCAATGCTGCTTTACCCCGTTTAAATCCAAATGCGCATTGGCGCAGCCTTGGCGATCCAGTTGCTGCTGGCGTGCTTGAATAACCAAGGCGGCCAGTTCAGCGCTGCTTGGGCCTGGCTCAGCGCTGGCGTTAAGGCGGGTGGTCTCGCGCGGTACGGTAAGGTGCAGGTCGATACGATCAAGCAGCGGGCCGGAGAGTTTGCTGCGGTAGCGCTGCACCTGCTCGCTGCTGCAACGACAACGACCGGACGGGTCACCCAAATGCCCGCAGGGGC is from Pseudomonas sp. TMP9 and encodes:
- a CDS encoding NirD/YgiW/YdeI family stress tolerance protein — protein: MKRLTLALLLAPLFSTAVMATGYTGPGATAQVTTVAAALDAADDTPVVLQGQIVKRLQDELYEFKDASGTIHVEIDDEHWPAQAVSEKAMVKITGEVDRDLTSREVDVEHLEIIQ
- a CDS encoding SdiA-regulated domain-containing protein, producing MRNPVTVKRLLLSVIVLALLLLGVLAQEHRLFERAWFNVQQWQQPGKGQKASLLLSDYQVDIEAKVIVGVDDDVSALTYDPDRNSLFTVTNQKAQLIELSLDGEIVRRINLHGFGDAEAVEYISSGLYVITDERRQRLIKVKVDDSTTDVYAEQSQQLSLSLGLKGNKGFEGLAYDSEGQRLFVAKERDPIRIYEIHGFPHRDPDQPFAVHVVDNKQRDAGLFVRDLSSLQFDERSGHLLALSDESRLVLELDIDGKPISSLSLLGGRNGLKRSVPQGEGIATDSQGVLYLVSEPNLFYRFSKPAQL
- a CDS encoding gamma-glutamyl-gamma-aminobutyrate hydrolase family protein encodes the protein MSSNETNERIAPRKPVVLMSMGTQERKGHAYQVMTHKYITPLAELSGCIPLLAPSCCGADDLDQYLSMVDGVYLTGAGSNIDPALYGQKNKTPSKSQDKSRDLFDIPLIRAALKRGIPLFAVCRGMQEINVALGGTIHQKAYEVSGLNDHREDSNDPVAVQYGDSHTVQALAGSWFAELMGDVAFPVNSLHGQALDQLGEGIEALAFAEDGLVEAIHLPGAEQFTLAVQWHPEWQAAQNPHSVKIFQAFGEACREYAAQRHQ